A stretch of Gymnodinialimonas phycosphaerae DNA encodes these proteins:
- a CDS encoding pyruvate, phosphate dikinase — protein MLTTPDFTEITPTADIRTHRHGNRAKCLQRLARLEMPVPHTVALSFDTVRAIADGKMPDLAALVGIFGPGALLSVRSSSETSDWGGPGTILNVGMCDATADALAKTHGPDVAGAVYTGFIRSYAVDVHRLDAEEFENPITPRLAKQAYEAEMEEAFPQDTTVQLAEVLRSMARAWEGTTARLLRQAQGAPADAGLGLVVQQMALGPAPGTFGGGISGAGVVQFVSSDTGEPQITGRYLPRGQGRQALTEGAAQFIESDPRGPALEDVAPDQVQALRDAHGLMRMRLREEMQIEFTLMDGALSILDAVRTPRSARAEVEIAVALANDGVIPREEALLRIPPFTLNGLLHRQVKAGAVRDVLTTGIPAAPGAATGKIVFSAAAAQAASARGEPCILVRRETSPEDIRGMHAAQAILTERGGVTSHAAVIARGLGLPCVAGATQLQLDHRKKTVTVPGRKVFHEGDIITLDGSAGEVLVGAAEMVEPALGGAFATLMEWADEFRDIGIRANADTPEDAAMAQRFGVDGIGLCRTEHMFFDSNRMTVMREMIFAENAGDRAASLDRLLPMQRDDFIQLFELMKGQPVTIRLFDPPLHEFLPRDRDGIRALAEALDLPVSRVAQRIEALQEFNPMLGMRGVRLGITVPEIYEMQARAIFEATVTSSRKGAPVVPEIMIPLVSARREVELVKASVDAIASEVRSKTGSDFTYRLGVMVETPRAALRAGEIAEHAAFLSFGTNDLTQMTYGLSRDDAGRFMSAYVQQGVYPEDPFRQLDIDGVGELMHLGAERGRTARPDLTLALCGEHGGHPDSVDFSRKAGFDYVSCSPFRVPVAKLAAAQFAIKDNGLSGDIKA, from the coding sequence ATGCTTACCACGCCCGATTTCACCGAGATCACGCCGACCGCCGATATTCGCACGCATCGGCACGGCAACCGTGCGAAATGCCTGCAGCGCCTCGCGCGGCTGGAGATGCCGGTGCCCCATACGGTCGCGCTAAGCTTCGACACCGTGCGCGCCATCGCCGACGGCAAGATGCCAGATCTGGCGGCCCTTGTCGGCATTTTCGGTCCCGGGGCGCTGCTGTCGGTGCGCTCGTCGTCGGAGACGTCGGATTGGGGCGGGCCGGGCACGATCCTGAACGTCGGCATGTGTGACGCGACGGCCGATGCATTGGCCAAGACCCATGGCCCAGATGTCGCGGGCGCGGTCTACACCGGCTTCATCCGCTCCTACGCCGTGGATGTGCACCGGTTGGACGCCGAGGAGTTCGAAAACCCGATCACGCCACGCCTTGCCAAACAGGCCTATGAGGCCGAGATGGAGGAGGCGTTTCCCCAGGACACCACGGTGCAACTGGCCGAGGTTCTGCGCTCCATGGCGCGGGCGTGGGAGGGCACGACGGCTCGCCTGTTGCGTCAGGCCCAGGGTGCGCCTGCTGATGCGGGGCTGGGGCTGGTGGTTCAACAGATGGCACTAGGGCCGGCGCCCGGAACCTTTGGCGGCGGAATCTCCGGCGCGGGGGTGGTGCAGTTCGTCTCAAGCGATACCGGAGAGCCGCAAATCACCGGCCGTTATCTTCCGCGCGGGCAGGGGCGTCAGGCCCTGACCGAGGGCGCGGCACAATTCATTGAAAGCGATCCGCGCGGACCCGCTCTGGAGGATGTGGCCCCCGACCAGGTGCAGGCCCTGCGCGATGCTCACGGGCTGATGCGGATGCGGCTGCGCGAGGAAATGCAGATCGAATTCACGCTGATGGACGGCGCCTTGTCGATCCTCGACGCGGTGCGGACGCCCCGCTCGGCGCGCGCCGAGGTCGAGATTGCCGTGGCCTTGGCCAACGACGGCGTGATCCCGCGCGAAGAAGCGCTGCTTCGGATTCCGCCGTTCACGCTCAACGGGTTGTTGCACCGGCAGGTGAAAGCGGGTGCCGTGCGCGATGTGTTGACCACGGGCATCCCGGCCGCGCCGGGGGCGGCGACTGGCAAGATCGTGTTCTCGGCTGCGGCGGCGCAAGCCGCCAGCGCCCGGGGCGAGCCCTGTATTCTGGTGCGCCGAGAGACCTCGCCCGAGGATATTCGCGGCATGCACGCGGCCCAGGCGATCCTGACGGAACGCGGCGGCGTGACCTCCCACGCGGCGGTGATTGCACGCGGTTTGGGTCTGCCCTGTGTGGCCGGTGCCACGCAACTACAGCTCGATCATCGCAAGAAAACCGTCACCGTTCCGGGGCGTAAGGTGTTCCATGAGGGGGATATCATCACGCTCGACGGCTCTGCCGGGGAAGTCCTCGTGGGCGCGGCCGAGATGGTGGAACCGGCACTAGGCGGGGCCTTTGCCACACTGATGGAATGGGCCGACGAATTCCGTGATATCGGTATTCGCGCCAATGCCGACACGCCTGAGGATGCCGCCATGGCGCAGCGCTTCGGGGTCGATGGCATTGGCTTGTGCCGGACCGAGCACATGTTCTTCGACAGCAATCGCATGACGGTGATGCGCGAGATGATCTTTGCCGAAAACGCAGGCGATCGTGCCGCCTCGCTGGACCGTCTGTTACCGATGCAGCGCGACGACTTCATCCAGCTGTTCGAGTTGATGAAGGGGCAGCCCGTCACGATCCGCCTCTTCGACCCGCCCCTGCACGAATTTCTGCCCCGTGATCGCGACGGCATCCGTGCGCTTGCCGAGGCGTTGGATCTGCCCGTGAGCCGGGTGGCGCAGCGGATCGAGGCGCTTCAGGAATTCAACCCGATGCTGGGGATGCGCGGGGTCCGGTTGGGCATTACCGTTCCCGAGATCTATGAAATGCAGGCCCGTGCGATTTTTGAGGCGACGGTGACGTCGTCCAGAAAGGGGGCGCCGGTGGTGCCGGAGATCATGATCCCGCTGGTCTCTGCCCGTCGCGAGGTGGAATTGGTGAAAGCCTCCGTCGATGCCATCGCGTCCGAGGTCCGGTCCAAGACAGGCAGTGATTTCACCTACCGTCTTGGCGTCATGGTGGAAACACCGCGCGCGGCCCTGCGCGCCGGGGAAATTGCCGAACATGCAGCATTTTTGTCATTTGGAACCAACGATTTGACCCAGATGACCTATGGCCTGTCGCGTGATGACGCGGGGCGGTTCATGTCGGCTTATGTGCAACAGGGGGTCTATCCAGAAGACCCGTTCCGGCAGCTCGACATAGACGGCGTGGGCGAATTGATGCATCTGGGGGCAGAGCGGGGCCGCACGGCACGCCCGGATCTGACGCTTGCGCTGTGCGGCGAACACGGCGGTCATCCGGACTCGGTCGACT
- the glyS gene encoding glycine--tRNA ligase subunit beta produces the protein MPDLLLELFSEEIPARMQARAAADLKRLVTDGLVEAGLTYASAGTFVTPRRLVLALEGLNDASPTTVEERRGPKVGAPEKALEGFLRGAGVARGDLEEREEKKGSFYYAKVTTQGRPAADIIADVIPQVIRNFPWPKSMRWGTGSLRWVRPLQSILCLLTREDGAEVVPFDVDGIAAGNTTEGHRFMAPGRFTVSSFEDYSAKLRAAKVVLSAQDRSDAIWHDATNMAFAAGLEVVEDAGLLAEVAGLVEWPVVLMGEIAEDFLGLPAEVLQTSMREHQKFFSVRNPATGRIERFITVANRETADHGETIIAGNAKVLFARLADGKFFWDNDLRVARDGMDAWRKALENVTFERRLGSQAERVERIAALAREIASMVGADPTAAETAARIAKADLSSEMVFEFPELQGTMGKYYALEAGLDPAIAAVAEEHYAPLGPTDDVPTAPLSVAVALADKLDLLTGFWAIDEKPTGSKDPFALRRAALGVIRIVLSSGHRVELFKLIKSEVSFRFGLAKFGSEKQPFEKFARAAHAEGYDFISDEIDEYFERISPEIEEDIVRDAKKFVPEISQDLLAFFHDRLKVHLKAENIRHDVIDAALSMPPTDDLTLVVARARALQAFLDTPDGENLIQGYKRSANILAQAEQKDGVEYRYGADVKYAETDEERALFAALEGARKAIAPALAEERFEDAMTEMAKLRAPIDAFFEAVQVNADNDIIRRNRLNLLHDIAEICGSVADLGKIEG, from the coding sequence ATGCCTGATCTTCTGTTGGAACTCTTCTCCGAGGAAATCCCCGCCCGCATGCAGGCGCGCGCCGCTGCGGACCTCAAGCGGCTGGTGACCGACGGCCTGGTCGAGGCCGGGTTGACCTACGCGTCCGCCGGCACCTTCGTGACGCCCCGCCGCCTTGTCCTGGCGCTGGAAGGTTTGAATGACGCCTCGCCCACAACGGTGGAAGAACGCCGGGGCCCCAAGGTGGGCGCACCGGAAAAGGCGTTGGAAGGCTTTCTGCGGGGCGCAGGGGTCGCACGCGGCGATCTGGAAGAGCGCGAAGAGAAGAAGGGCAGCTTCTATTACGCGAAGGTCACGACCCAAGGCCGCCCGGCGGCTGACATCATCGCGGACGTGATCCCACAGGTGATCCGCAATTTCCCTTGGCCCAAGTCGATGCGCTGGGGCACGGGCAGCCTGCGTTGGGTGCGGCCGTTGCAGTCTATCCTGTGCCTTTTGACCCGCGAAGACGGCGCCGAAGTCGTGCCGTTCGACGTGGACGGCATCGCGGCGGGCAACACCACGGAAGGCCATCGCTTCATGGCGCCGGGGCGTTTTACGGTCTCCTCCTTTGAGGATTACTCGGCGAAGTTGCGTGCGGCGAAGGTGGTACTGTCCGCGCAGGACCGATCCGACGCGATCTGGCACGATGCCACCAATATGGCCTTCGCGGCAGGGTTGGAGGTTGTGGAAGATGCGGGCCTTCTGGCTGAGGTCGCGGGCCTCGTGGAATGGCCCGTCGTGCTGATGGGCGAGATTGCCGAGGATTTCCTCGGGCTTCCGGCGGAGGTGCTTCAAACCTCCATGCGTGAGCACCAGAAGTTTTTCTCGGTCCGCAATCCGGCAACGGGCCGGATTGAGCGGTTCATTACTGTCGCCAACCGCGAGACGGCGGACCACGGCGAGACGATCATCGCCGGCAACGCCAAGGTCCTGTTCGCCCGTCTGGCGGACGGAAAGTTCTTCTGGGACAACGACTTGCGCGTCGCTCGAGATGGCATGGACGCATGGCGCAAAGCGTTGGAAAACGTGACGTTCGAGCGGCGTTTGGGGAGCCAGGCCGAGCGGGTGGAGCGCATCGCGGCCTTGGCGCGAGAGATCGCGTCAATGGTCGGCGCGGACCCCACGGCAGCGGAAACGGCGGCGCGGATTGCAAAGGCCGATCTGTCCTCGGAAATGGTCTTCGAGTTCCCTGAACTGCAAGGCACGATGGGCAAATACTACGCGCTGGAGGCCGGGCTGGACCCGGCCATCGCGGCGGTGGCTGAAGAGCACTACGCGCCTTTGGGCCCGACGGATGACGTGCCGACAGCGCCGCTTTCGGTGGCCGTCGCGCTGGCCGACAAGCTGGACCTGCTGACGGGGTTCTGGGCGATTGACGAGAAGCCCACGGGGTCAAAAGATCCGTTCGCGCTGCGGCGCGCGGCGTTGGGGGTTATTCGGATTGTTTTGTCGTCGGGTCACCGCGTCGAATTGTTCAAACTCATTAAGAGTGAAGTGAGTTTTCGATTTGGACTCGCGAAGTTTGGAAGCGAAAAGCAACCGTTTGAGAAGTTTGCTCGAGCAGCCCACGCGGAAGGTTACGACTTCATTTCTGATGAGATCGACGAGTATTTCGAGAGAATATCCCCAGAGATTGAGGAAGACATTGTCAGGGACGCCAAGAAGTTTGTGCCAGAGATTTCTCAAGACCTCCTCGCCTTCTTCCACGATCGCCTCAAGGTCCACCTCAAGGCCGAAAACATCCGCCATGACGTTATCGACGCGGCGCTTTCCATGCCGCCGACCGACGACCTTACCCTCGTCGTCGCCCGCGCCCGCGCCTTGCAAGCCTTCCTCGACACCCCGGACGGCGAGAACCTGATCCAGGGCTACAAGCGCTCGGCCAATATCCTGGCCCAGGCCGAACAGAAGGACGGCGTCGAATATCGCTATGGCGCGGATGTCAAATACGCGGAAACCGACGAGGAGCGCGCACTGTTCGCCGCCCTTGAGGGGGCTCGGAAAGCCATTGCGCCAGCATTGGCCGAGGAACGGTTTGAAGACGCGATGACTGAAATGGCCAAGCTGCGTGCGCCCATCGATGCCTTCTTCGAGGCCGTCCAGGTCAATGCCGACAATGATATCATCCGCCGCAACCGTCTGAATTTGCTTCACGATATAGCAGAGATTTGTGGATCAGTCGCGGATCTGGGGAAAATCGAGGGGTAG
- a CDS encoding DUF6446 family protein → MTAGRLIVIVILGVTVLFGAALWWFVVRAYYERVDLNVLPITLASGAEIDLALDAAQAIDADTSPLRFRACFGLSGEILERFQSDAMAYDTPTPLTAPRWFNCFDAEAIGSALEAGEAQAYLATREIARGVDRVVAIFPDGRGYAWTQLNGTLE, encoded by the coding sequence ATGACCGCAGGCCGCCTCATCGTTATTGTGATCCTGGGAGTGACAGTGCTTTTCGGCGCGGCGCTCTGGTGGTTCGTTGTGCGCGCCTACTATGAGCGTGTGGATTTGAATGTGCTGCCGATCACGCTGGCAAGCGGGGCAGAGATCGACCTGGCCCTGGATGCCGCGCAAGCCATCGACGCCGATACCTCTCCGCTACGGTTCCGGGCGTGCTTTGGGCTGTCTGGCGAAATTCTTGAGCGCTTTCAGTCTGATGCGATGGCCTATGATACGCCCACGCCGCTGACGGCGCCGCGATGGTTCAACTGCTTCGATGCAGAAGCCATCGGCTCAGCGCTGGAGGCCGGAGAGGCACAAGCCTATCTTGCCACCCGCGAAATTGCGCGCGGCGTTGACCGCGTGGTGGCCATCTTTCCCGACGGGCGCGGCTACGCCTGGACGCAACTCAACGGCACTTTGGAGTAA
- a CDS encoding glycine--tRNA ligase subunit alpha: protein MTEPTRPRSFQEIILRLQAYWAGKGSAIMQPYDMEVGAGTFHPATTLRSLGSKPWTAAYVQPSRRPTDGRYGENPNRLQHYYQYQVIIKPSPPDLQDLYLGSLRAIGIDTDLHDIRFVEDDWESPTLGAWGLGWEVWCDGMEVSQFTYFQQVGGHDCHPVSGELTYGLERLAIYILGIDHVMDMPYNDPDAPIPLSYGDVFRQTEEEYSRHNFDAATTEALLRHFEDAEAECQQLLDHEAVDPKTGKHIIMVHPAYDQAIKASHLFNLLDARGVISVTERQAYIGRVRTLTKMCADAFVQTAAGGAEVQ, encoded by the coding sequence ATGACAGAGCCCACCCGCCCCCGGTCCTTCCAGGAGATCATTCTGCGCTTGCAAGCCTACTGGGCGGGCAAGGGCAGCGCGATCATGCAGCCTTATGACATGGAGGTCGGTGCGGGTACGTTCCACCCCGCCACAACCCTGCGCTCGTTGGGGTCCAAACCGTGGACGGCGGCCTACGTGCAGCCCTCGCGCCGCCCGACGGACGGGCGCTATGGCGAAAATCCGAACCGGTTACAGCACTATTACCAGTACCAGGTGATCATCAAACCGTCGCCGCCTGACTTGCAAGACCTCTACCTTGGCTCTTTGCGTGCCATCGGCATCGACACCGATCTGCACGACATCCGTTTTGTAGAGGACGATTGGGAAAGCCCGACGCTTGGCGCATGGGGCCTGGGGTGGGAGGTCTGGTGCGACGGCATGGAAGTGTCGCAGTTCACCTATTTCCAGCAGGTGGGCGGCCATGATTGCCACCCTGTCTCGGGCGAGTTGACCTATGGGTTGGAGCGTCTGGCGATCTACATCCTTGGCATCGATCACGTCATGGACATGCCCTACAACGATCCCGACGCGCCCATTCCGCTGAGTTATGGCGATGTGTTCCGCCAGACCGAGGAAGAATACTCGCGCCACAATTTCGATGCCGCCACCACGGAGGCGCTTTTGCGCCATTTCGAGGACGCCGAGGCCGAGTGCCAGCAATTGCTGGACCATGAGGCCGTCGATCCCAAGACCGGCAAGCACATCATCATGGTGCACCCGGCCTATGATCAGGCGATCAAGGCCAGCCATCTGTTCAACCTTCTGGACGCGCGCGGCGTGATTTCCGTCACCGAACGCCAAGCCTACATCGGTCGTGTGCGCACGCTGACGAAGATGTGCGCCGATGCCTTCGTGCAGACAGCGGCGGGCGGGGCGGAGGTCCAATGA
- a CDS encoding serine protease: protein MALVFVVFGVIGGLSSSAQAQNQVWVQIEAHPNLTTAEQRVRAYSQLVENVNGFRATTGLYAVALGPYDPDTGRLVLQQLLGQGLIPRDSFLEDGDLYATQFFPVAASALEEAPETPAETATETPVEEVAAPVVLDETPQEARQSEAQLTREERDQLQIALQWFGFYTGGIDGAFGPGTRGSMQAYQTDRGMEPTGILTTRQRAQLLDEYQGELSALGMRNVLDQRAGIQMDLPMAMVRFDSYNFPFAQYEEVNDSGVRVMLISQPGDRATLFGLYEIMQTLDIVPLEGARERGSDRFTLTGQSATLRSHTEARLVGGAVKGFTLIWEPSADAQMERVLPMMQSSFAAVDGTLDPAAVPEGLDESIDMVSGLTVRRPDIVRTGFFLDSQGTVLTTTEVAGQCGQILIDNAYEATVSYRDDALGIAVLTPSQALAPLGFAQLAADPARLRADIAVAGYPFGGALSSASTSFGSLAELSGVNGEDTVQRLSVNTADTEAGGPVLDLSGNVIGMVLPGVVGDRTLPSDVTLALRADQLIGELQAAGVSVTLAQPTGVLNRENVSREAQDMTVRVSCWN from the coding sequence TTGGCCCTTGTTTTTGTGGTTTTCGGGGTGATCGGCGGGCTCAGCAGCAGCGCCCAGGCGCAGAACCAGGTTTGGGTCCAGATCGAGGCGCATCCCAACCTCACCACGGCAGAGCAGCGTGTGCGCGCCTACTCGCAACTGGTGGAAAACGTGAATGGATTTCGCGCGACCACGGGCCTTTATGCGGTGGCTTTGGGCCCCTACGACCCCGATACGGGTCGGCTGGTGTTGCAACAGCTTCTGGGCCAGGGCCTGATCCCGCGCGACAGTTTCCTTGAGGACGGTGATCTTTACGCGACACAGTTCTTCCCCGTAGCGGCAAGCGCGTTGGAAGAGGCCCCTGAAACCCCGGCAGAAACAGCGACCGAGACGCCGGTCGAGGAAGTTGCAGCCCCCGTCGTGCTGGACGAGACCCCGCAAGAGGCGCGCCAGTCCGAGGCCCAATTGACCCGTGAGGAACGCGACCAGTTGCAAATCGCCCTGCAATGGTTCGGCTTCTACACCGGCGGCATCGACGGCGCCTTTGGCCCCGGCACCCGCGGCTCCATGCAGGCCTATCAGACCGACCGCGGGATGGAGCCTACTGGCATCCTGACAACGCGCCAGCGCGCCCAATTGCTGGACGAATACCAAGGCGAGTTAAGCGCGCTTGGCATGCGCAACGTGCTGGACCAGCGCGCAGGCATTCAGATGGACCTGCCCATGGCGATGGTTCGCTTTGACAGCTACAACTTCCCCTTCGCCCAATATGAAGAGGTGAACGACAGCGGCGTCCGCGTCATGTTGATCAGCCAGCCCGGCGATCGCGCCACGCTTTTCGGCCTCTATGAGATCATGCAGACCCTCGACATCGTGCCGCTGGAAGGCGCGCGCGAACGCGGCAGTGACAGGTTCACGCTGACCGGCCAATCCGCCACCCTGCGCAGCCATACCGAGGCCCGCCTTGTAGGCGGTGCCGTCAAGGGCTTCACCCTGATCTGGGAACCCTCTGCCGACGCCCAAATGGAGCGTGTCCTGCCGATGATGCAATCCAGCTTCGCCGCCGTCGACGGCACGTTGGATCCCGCCGCCGTGCCCGAGGGCCTGGACGAGAGCATCGACATGGTTTCGGGCCTGACGGTGCGCCGCCCCGATATCGTGCGTACGGGCTTCTTTCTCGACAGCCAGGGCACGGTCCTGACGACCACGGAAGTCGCCGGCCAATGCGGTCAGATCCTGATCGACAATGCCTATGAGGCAACTGTCAGCTACCGCGACGACGCCCTTGGCATTGCCGTTTTGACGCCAAGTCAAGCGCTTGCCCCCTTGGGATTTGCGCAATTGGCGGCGGATCCCGCGCGTCTACGGGCCGATATCGCCGTGGCCGGCTACCCCTTCGGCGGCGCGTTGTCTTCCGCCTCGACGTCGTTCGGCTCGCTGGCCGAGCTGAGCGGCGTAAACGGAGAGGACACGGTCCAACGCCTGTCTGTGAATACTGCCGATACAGAGGCCGGTGGCCCGGTCCTCGATCTCTCGGGCAATGTCATCGGCATGGTTCTGCCAGGCGTTGTCGGCGACCGCACCTTGCCCTCTGACGTAACCCTCGCGTTGCGGGCCGATCAACTGATCGGCGAGTTGCAGGCGGCGGGTGTCAGCGTGACGCTGGCGCAGCCCACCGGTGTGCTCAACCGCGAGAACGTCAGCCGCGAAGCGCAGGACATGACGGTGCGCGTCAGCTGCTGGAACTAA
- the cobS gene encoding cobaltochelatase subunit CobS — MADGTSLSIDAKPTEEYSVREVFGIDSDMKVKGFAEPTDRVPEIDSTYKFDPDTTLAILAGFGWNRRVMVQGYHGTGKSTHIEQVGARLNWPTVRVNLDSHISRIDLIGKDAIKLRDGKQVTEFHEGILPWALRNPVAIVFDEYDAGRADVMFVIQRVLETDGKLTLMDQNEIITPNPFFRLFATANTVGLGDTTGLYHGTQQINQAQMDRWSLVATLNYLSHDAEVNIVLAKQPHYNTEAGRKTMNQMVTVADLTRTAFMNGELSTVMSPRTVINWAQNAEIFRDVGYAFRVSFLNKCDELERQTVAEFYQRCFDEELPESAASMSLG, encoded by the coding sequence ATGGCCGACGGCACCAGCTTGAGCATCGATGCAAAACCCACCGAGGAATACTCGGTCCGTGAGGTCTTCGGCATCGATTCCGATATGAAAGTAAAGGGTTTTGCCGAGCCGACAGACCGCGTCCCCGAGATCGATTCGACCTATAAATTCGACCCCGACACGACCTTGGCGATCCTGGCAGGCTTCGGCTGGAACCGCCGCGTGATGGTGCAGGGTTACCACGGAACGGGTAAATCCACGCACATCGAACAGGTCGGCGCGCGCCTGAACTGGCCGACGGTGCGGGTGAACCTCGACAGTCACATCTCCCGGATCGACCTGATCGGCAAGGATGCGATCAAGCTGCGCGACGGCAAGCAAGTGACGGAATTCCATGAAGGAATCCTGCCATGGGCCCTGCGCAACCCGGTTGCGATCGTGTTCGACGAATATGACGCGGGCCGCGCCGACGTGATGTTCGTGATCCAGCGCGTGTTAGAGACGGACGGCAAACTGACGCTGATGGACCAGAACGAGATTATCACGCCGAACCCTTTTTTCCGTTTGTTTGCAACGGCTAATACCGTGGGTCTGGGCGACACGACCGGCCTCTACCACGGCACCCAGCAGATCAACCAGGCGCAGATGGACCGCTGGAGCCTTGTGGCGACGTTGAACTATCTGTCTCACGATGCAGAGGTGAACATCGTTTTGGCCAAGCAGCCCCATTACAACACCGAGGCAGGCCGCAAGACGATGAACCAGATGGTTACCGTGGCCGATCTGACGCGCACCGCCTTCATGAACGGCGAACTCAGCACCGTGATGTCGCCCCGGACGGTCATCAACTGGGCTCAGAACGCCGAGATCTTCCGCGACGTGGGCTACGCTTTCCGCGTGTCTTTCCTCAACAAATGCGATGAGTTGGAGCGTCAGACGGTGGCCGAGTTCTACCAGCGCTGCTTCGATGAAGAGCTGCCCGAAAGCGCGGCATCGATGTCGCTTGGCTGA
- a CDS encoding threonine/serine dehydratase — protein sequence MIDPAPDAIAAAAPLIAPFIRHTPILAVEAKALGLPGPITFKLEHTQITGSFKLRGAFFNMLTREVPSAGVVAASGGNHGAAVAYAATALGHKSRIFVPAAIAKVEKLARMRAFGAEVILTEGSVGACMEEYAAYAQTSGALSVHPYDTIPTLTGQGTLAREIEAQMGDLDTVIVATGGGGLIGGVSAWLRDRVKIVSVETEGTNTLEKSLREGPDIDVPASGIAAGSLGGPRLGVDSYTLIKAFVDEALVIPDTEVFNAAARLWDATRLIGEPGAAVALAALTSAAYMPEKDERVCVILCGGNATPDWFLQ from the coding sequence ATGATTGATCCAGCTCCCGACGCCATCGCGGCGGCCGCCCCGCTCATCGCCCCGTTCATTCGGCACACGCCCATCCTGGCGGTCGAAGCCAAGGCGCTCGGGCTACCGGGCCCCATCACTTTCAAGCTGGAACACACCCAGATCACCGGCTCGTTCAAACTACGCGGTGCCTTCTTCAACATGCTCACCCGCGAGGTACCGAGCGCGGGCGTCGTTGCGGCCTCGGGCGGAAACCACGGCGCTGCGGTGGCTTACGCGGCCACGGCCCTGGGGCACAAGAGCCGCATCTTCGTGCCCGCCGCTATCGCCAAAGTAGAGAAGCTCGCGCGGATGCGGGCCTTCGGCGCCGAGGTCATCCTCACGGAGGGCTCTGTCGGCGCTTGCATGGAAGAATATGCCGCCTACGCCCAGACGTCCGGCGCGCTCTCCGTCCATCCCTATGACACCATCCCGACCCTGACCGGCCAAGGCACCCTCGCACGCGAGATCGAGGCGCAGATGGGTGACCTCGATACCGTGATCGTTGCCACAGGCGGCGGCGGTTTGATCGGCGGCGTCTCGGCCTGGTTGCGGGACCGGGTGAAGATCGTCTCGGTCGAGACGGAAGGGACGAACACGCTGGAAAAGTCCCTGCGCGAAGGCCCGGACATCGACGTTCCTGCCAGCGGCATCGCGGCGGGTTCCCTCGGCGGGCCACGGCTTGGGGTGGACAGCTATACGTTGATCAAGGCCTTCGTGGACGAAGCGCTTGTTATTCCGGACACGGAGGTGTTCAACGCCGCCGCCCGCCTCTGGGACGCCACCCGCCTGATTGGAGAGCCGGGGGCTGCGGTGGCGCTGGCGGCCCTGACCTCGGCCGCTTACATGCCCGAAAAGGACGAACGCGTCTGCGTGATCCTGTGCGGCGGCAATGCGACACCTGACTGGTTCCTTCAGTGA